The Streptomyces sp. NBC_01689 genome includes a window with the following:
- a CDS encoding cysteine hydrolase family protein, which translates to MTNLPDRPHTALLVIDVQNGAMAGTHGRDEVIANINTLVDRARAEDVPVVWVQHADDNLVRGSESWRYVPELVRRDGEPLVHKTYGDSFESTELEKLLAERGVGRIVVTGAQTDACIRATLHGGLVRGYDVTLVGDAHTTEDLTAYGAPSPDQVIAHTNLYWREECAPGRRGGTVDTAEVTFAAY; encoded by the coding sequence ATGACGAACCTGCCCGATCGGCCGCACACCGCACTGCTCGTCATCGACGTCCAGAACGGGGCGATGGCGGGCACGCACGGGCGCGACGAGGTGATCGCGAACATCAACACGCTGGTGGACCGGGCCCGGGCGGAGGACGTGCCGGTGGTCTGGGTGCAGCACGCCGACGACAACCTCGTGCGGGGCAGCGAGAGCTGGCGGTACGTGCCGGAGCTGGTCCGGCGGGACGGGGAGCCCCTCGTCCACAAGACCTACGGCGACTCCTTCGAGAGCACCGAGCTGGAGAAGCTGCTCGCCGAGCGCGGCGTGGGACGGATCGTGGTCACCGGCGCGCAGACCGACGCGTGCATCCGCGCGACGCTGCACGGAGGCCTGGTCCGCGGGTACGACGTGACGCTGGTCGGCGACGCGCACACCACGGAGGACCTCACGGCGTACGGCGCGCCGTCCCCGGACCAGGTGATCGCGCACACCAATCTCTACTGGCGCGAGGAGTGCGCGCCCGGCCGTCGCGGCGGGACGGTCGACACGGCGGAGGTGACGTTCGCGGCGTACTGA
- a CDS encoding DUF742 domain-containing protein translates to MSEGDAAGRLVRPFTLTGGRTRPSRADFTLITSVTAVDPQPDGAARSQPEHQRIVRLCARPVVVAELAAQLDLPVSVVVILLCDLLEAGRITVQAPRLVSRTPDLDLLQKVRDGLGRL, encoded by the coding sequence GTGAGCGAAGGCGACGCGGCCGGCCGGCTGGTGCGGCCCTTCACGCTGACCGGGGGCCGAACCCGGCCCAGCCGCGCCGACTTCACCCTCATCACGTCGGTGACCGCCGTGGATCCGCAGCCCGACGGGGCGGCCCGGTCGCAGCCCGAGCACCAGCGGATCGTGCGGCTGTGCGCCCGGCCGGTCGTGGTGGCGGAACTCGCCGCCCAGCTCGACCTGCCGGTGAGCGTCGTCGTCATCCTGCTCTGCGATCTGCTGGAGGCGGGCCGGATCACGGTCCAGGCCCCGCGCCTCGTCTCCCGTACCCCGGATCTCGACCTGCTGCAGAAAGTGAGGGACGGCCTTGGCCGGCTCTGA
- a CDS encoding sensor histidine kinase, whose product MSPRTGARRRLGSIRLSLILLALVPSVTLAAMWGVTTTQIFSEGLRLRAQTELSRSTGAMGTEATLALQQERSLSAAWLASPHGSRTALDRQRRTTDAAVAKLVRRSDDIKSAPARIGDRLYSVLASVGSLEYYRGQVDHPTDITAQQALDQYTAIIDGQINAFQELSQVDDGDLTSQAGPLITLGSAAELVAQEDAELALAWPSGKLDEKAWTRFAQLVDVRRWVFRGQVLSSLDGTVKSRVERILQSPDFKTLEDVEDQVIASRTAHGTVARTVRLPDAGRRWNAALARISGQYSDLIRQQTAGLLDRSADKADGLLVKAAALSAGGLVALLLCVVMSWRITRSLSRRLRGLRLATLSLAEERLPDVVSRLDRGEKVDVDLATPPLDYGGDELGQVAQAFNTAQRTAVHTAVELADTRRGFQKVILGIARQSQNLVNLQLSRLDAMEREHQDPRILKGLYELDSTASQLRRYEENLVIISGEQPRRSWTEPVALIDILRSAVGEVAQYQRVEVHADDEVCLTPPAVADVIHLLAELIDNATAYSPAPSPVGVRAAMVAKGLAVEIEDRGLGLSEEDYAAFNSQLAVSPQFDVVALADDLRLGMFVIARLATRHGITVTLRSSPYGGTTAIVLIPHEIVVCETPGPSAPDTDPMDTDPMDADPMNADAPGQATAGTGPDTAAAEARPAHERTGEARPAARARTADPAASRSAASRPAARRDGLTPLPRRVPQTSLATELREDAGPANGGQDTDGLSDFTDLAEFTAERAASSLAGFQRGTLRARDAHDDEELYDPGEQDARKEEDTPDGPGARGPAAERSRTTPADRSSPPPAGHSSGPPADRSSTPPADRS is encoded by the coding sequence ATGTCTCCACGGACAGGTGCCCGGCGCCGTCTCGGCTCCATACGTCTCTCCCTGATCCTGCTGGCGCTGGTGCCCAGCGTCACCCTCGCCGCCATGTGGGGCGTGACGACCACGCAGATCTTCTCGGAGGGGCTGCGGCTGCGGGCCCAGACCGAACTGAGCAGGTCCACCGGTGCGATGGGTACCGAGGCGACGCTCGCACTGCAGCAGGAGCGCAGCCTGTCGGCGGCGTGGCTGGCCTCTCCGCACGGTTCGCGGACCGCGCTGGACCGGCAGCGCCGGACGACGGACGCGGCCGTCGCGAAACTGGTGCGCCGCTCCGACGACATCAAGAGCGCGCCCGCCCGGATCGGCGACCGGCTCTACTCGGTCCTCGCGTCGGTGGGCAGCCTGGAGTACTACCGGGGTCAGGTGGACCACCCCACCGACATCACCGCCCAGCAGGCGCTGGACCAGTACACCGCGATCATCGATGGCCAGATCAACGCCTTCCAGGAGCTCTCCCAGGTCGACGACGGCGACCTCACCTCCCAGGCCGGCCCGCTGATCACACTGGGCAGCGCCGCGGAGCTGGTCGCCCAGGAGGACGCCGAACTCGCGCTGGCCTGGCCCTCGGGGAAGCTCGACGAGAAGGCCTGGACGCGGTTCGCCCAGCTCGTCGACGTACGGCGCTGGGTCTTCCGGGGCCAGGTCCTCTCCTCGCTGGACGGCACCGTGAAGTCGCGGGTCGAACGGATCCTGCAGAGCCCGGACTTCAAGACGCTGGAGGACGTCGAGGACCAGGTGATCGCGTCCCGGACGGCCCACGGCACGGTGGCCCGCACGGTCCGGCTGCCGGACGCGGGCCGGCGCTGGAACGCCGCCCTCGCCAGGATCTCCGGCCAGTACTCGGACCTGATCCGGCAGCAGACCGCGGGACTGCTCGACCGCAGCGCCGACAAGGCGGACGGGCTGCTGGTCAAGGCCGCGGCGCTGAGCGCGGGCGGACTCGTCGCCCTGCTGCTGTGCGTCGTGATGTCGTGGCGCATCACGCGCTCGCTCTCCCGGCGGCTGCGCGGTCTACGGCTGGCCACACTCAGCCTGGCCGAGGAGCGGCTGCCCGACGTGGTCTCCCGGCTGGACCGGGGCGAGAAGGTGGACGTGGACCTCGCCACCCCGCCGCTGGACTACGGCGGGGACGAACTCGGCCAGGTGGCACAGGCCTTCAACACCGCGCAGCGCACGGCGGTGCATACCGCGGTGGAACTCGCCGACACCAGACGGGGTTTCCAGAAGGTGATCCTGGGCATCGCCCGGCAGAGCCAGAACCTGGTCAACCTGCAGCTCAGCAGACTCGACGCGATGGAACGCGAGCACCAGGACCCGCGGATCCTCAAGGGACTGTACGAACTCGACTCCACGGCGAGCCAGTTGCGCCGCTACGAGGAGAACCTGGTCATCATCAGCGGGGAGCAGCCCCGGCGCAGCTGGACCGAACCGGTCGCGCTGATCGACATCCTGCGCAGCGCCGTCGGTGAGGTCGCCCAGTACCAGCGGGTCGAGGTGCACGCCGACGACGAGGTCTGCCTCACCCCGCCCGCCGTCGCGGACGTCATCCACCTGCTGGCCGAGCTCATCGACAACGCCACCGCCTACTCCCCCGCGCCCAGTCCGGTCGGCGTGCGGGCCGCGATGGTGGCCAAGGGGCTGGCGGTGGAGATCGAGGACCGGGGACTGGGCCTGTCCGAGGAGGACTACGCGGCCTTCAACTCCCAGCTGGCGGTGTCTCCGCAGTTCGACGTCGTGGCGCTCGCCGACGACCTGCGGCTCGGCATGTTCGTGATCGCCCGCCTCGCCACCCGGCACGGCATCACCGTCACCCTGCGGTCGTCCCCGTACGGCGGGACCACCGCGATCGTGCTGATCCCGCACGAGATCGTGGTGTGCGAGACACCCGGCCCGTCCGCCCCGGACACCGACCCCATGGACACCGACCCCATGGACGCCGACCCCATGAACGCCGACGCACCCGGGCAGGCCACGGCCGGGACGGGTCCTGACACCGCCGCGGCCGAGGCCCGGCCGGCACACGAACGCACCGGAGAGGCACGGCCTGCCGCCCGCGCCCGCACGGCCGATCCGGCCGCCTCCCGGTCCGCCGCCTCCCGTCCCGCCGCGCGGCGGGACGGCCTCACCCCGCTGCCGCGCCGGGTGCCGCAGACCAGCCTGGCCACCGAGCTGAGGGAGGACGCCGGACCGGCGAACGGCGGCCAGGACACGGACGGGCTCTCCGACTTCACCGACCTCGCCGAGTTCACCGCGGAACGGGCGGCCTCCTCGCTCGCCGGCTTCCAGCGCGGCACCCTCCGCGCCCGTGACGCCCACGACGACGAGGAGCTCTACGACCCGGGTGAGCAGGACGCGCGGAAGGAGGAGGACACGCCCGACGGGCCGGGTGCGCGGGGCCCCGCCGCGGAACGCTCCCGGACCACGCCCGCGGACCGCTCGTCGCCCCCGCCCGCGGGTCACTCGTCGGGCCCGCCCGCAGACCGCTCGTCGACCCCGCCCGCAGACCGCTCGTGA
- a CDS encoding GTP-binding protein encodes MLVAGGFGVGKTTLVGSVSEIAPLRTEEPLTSAGLDVDDLDGIEAKRATTVALDFGRITLSPELVLYLFGTPGQQRFWFMWNDLAIGALGAVVLIDVRRPESSFAAVDFFERRGIPFVVGVNGFHGRHPYTPEEIRDALALPEGTPVLLCDARERGSCRDVLITLIDELIASSTREGR; translated from the coding sequence ATCCTGGTCGCCGGAGGATTCGGCGTCGGCAAGACCACCCTGGTCGGATCGGTCAGCGAGATCGCCCCGCTGCGCACCGAGGAGCCCCTCACCTCCGCCGGCCTGGACGTCGACGACCTCGACGGGATCGAGGCGAAGCGGGCCACCACCGTCGCCCTGGACTTCGGCCGCATCACCCTCAGCCCCGAACTGGTCCTGTACCTCTTCGGCACCCCGGGCCAGCAGCGGTTCTGGTTCATGTGGAACGACCTCGCGATCGGAGCCCTCGGGGCCGTGGTCCTCATCGACGTGCGCCGGCCCGAGTCCAGCTTCGCCGCCGTCGACTTCTTCGAGCGCCGGGGTATCCCGTTCGTCGTGGGTGTCAACGGCTTCCACGGGCGGCATCCGTACACCCCCGAGGAGATCCGGGACGCCCTGGCCCTGCCGGAAGGAACGCCGGTGCTGCTCTGCGACGCACGGGAGCGGGGGTCGTGCCGGGACGTGTTGATCACCCTGATCGACGAGTTGATCGCCTCCTCCACACGCGAAGGGCGGTGA
- a CDS encoding substrate-binding domain-containing protein, translating into MNTSPTPPHSPGSTHGTVLVLAVAGALLLSGCSGGPDSGGTTSAAGRAGAGHLKVALITHGANGDAFWELVQKGAQAAAAKDDIDLTYASDSDAAGQASLVRDAVRDRVDGIAVTLAKPEAMKGAVTAAKAAGIPVVGLNSGIDAWRSEGLLEYFGQDESVAGRALGDKLDELKAKHALCVIHEQGNVALEARCAGVKKAFAGDTDLLYVDGTDMKAVTASVTARLRQDPSIDEVVAMGAQFALGAVKSVKEAGSRAAVATFDLNSSLVKAVQRGDVQFAVDQQPYLQGYLAVDSLWLYRSNGNFSGGGTAPVLTGPAFVTKENVASVAEFAADGTR; encoded by the coding sequence ATGAACACGTCCCCCACACCTCCCCACTCCCCCGGATCCACGCACGGCACGGTCCTCGTCCTCGCCGTCGCCGGCGCCCTGCTTCTCTCCGGGTGCTCCGGCGGACCGGACTCGGGCGGGACCACCTCGGCGGCGGGCAGGGCGGGCGCCGGTCACCTCAAGGTCGCTCTGATCACCCACGGCGCGAACGGGGACGCCTTCTGGGAGCTGGTCCAGAAGGGCGCGCAGGCGGCGGCCGCCAAGGACGACATCGACCTCACCTACGCGAGCGACTCCGACGCTGCGGGACAGGCGAGCCTGGTGCGGGACGCCGTCCGCGACCGGGTCGACGGCATCGCGGTGACCCTGGCCAAGCCGGAGGCGATGAAGGGCGCCGTCACCGCGGCCAAGGCCGCGGGCATACCGGTGGTCGGCCTCAACTCCGGTATCGACGCCTGGCGGTCCGAAGGTCTGCTGGAGTATTTCGGGCAGGACGAGAGCGTCGCGGGCCGGGCACTGGGCGACAAGCTGGACGAGCTCAAGGCCAAGCACGCCCTGTGCGTCATCCACGAGCAGGGCAACGTCGCCCTGGAGGCGCGCTGCGCCGGGGTGAAGAAGGCCTTCGCCGGCGACACCGACCTGCTCTATGTCGACGGCACCGACATGAAAGCGGTCACCGCCTCCGTCACCGCCAGACTGCGGCAGGACCCGAGCATCGACGAAGTCGTGGCGATGGGCGCGCAGTTCGCGCTCGGGGCGGTGAAGTCGGTGAAGGAGGCGGGCAGCAGGGCCGCGGTCGCCACCTTCGACCTCAACAGCAGCCTGGTGAAGGCGGTGCAGCGCGGGGACGTGCAGTTCGCGGTGGACCAACAGCCCTATCTGCAGGGCTATCTCGCCGTCGACTCGCTCTGGCTCTACCGCTCCAACGGCAACTTCAGTGGCGGTGGAACGGCACCGGTGCTCACCGGACCGGCGTTCGTCACCAAGGAGAACGTCGCCTCGGTCGCCGAGTTCGCCGCCGACGGCACCCGTTGA
- a CDS encoding CHAT domain-containing protein, with product MVTPYGTGPAGHEVSYAVLIRPELDGTALPELPGTLVLGEVFALAAEGEARPGAPFWIVAGAGDGEVRYTPGAVGVRVGPEHQDGVLPHWMMWPEAGAWPGPDPVPRLLLPREADAGTAEFRLHGDTVTGTVRLWANPRAGWPRPRRYTATVTGSRTPPDRAPTTAASGTGPAAPSSTAGSVTAPSDPAAPSDTAGTDTTPSNRIAALDTAGTDTAPSSRIAPSDIAGADTAPSNRAAPGAPAGPVAPAGPSPTTGPAATGGTGVPGASPVPTDDRAELRSLAQSLVLERRYAEARPLLARAAALYAASASRPDAWSGMVVSDLTSLVFMTPYQALCALELGDYEGLLDCLLAAVEVRRVLTAAARGYGPEYAEELRAGARVLPGFVEAWRSRLAEDTARIDAVDASRPFYAALTRYLFDQGAHEDALVASEAGRARAFADLLGASGARWPSRAGASAAPRLTRATLRSVLADHGRTVVEYAVHGDLLLIWVARPDGTLHALGPLSAAGLGALTARYLALAPGAVDDRSVRELDEVLRGLGALLWDPLPVSLLPSSPDETVTVVAHGDLLRVPFPALRTADGRHLVERHPVALLPALALLPALHARRTCGPRPSPGLLALVDPEPLPDPPGGGSAFGPLSWTRRRFPAIADLYPRAEVRSGGAAAVTALDGHGPTPSVVHFGTHAVVLDDAALDSFVALAATGGHDGRLRARDVLDLRVPGDVAVLSACRTGAGRVGADSVTGLSRSFLAAGPTTLVLTLCEVEETAGFEVSYGFHRHLAAGGCPPALALCRAQRELAAEGHRPHEWSPFLLYGLG from the coding sequence GTGGTGACGCCGTACGGGACCGGGCCGGCCGGGCACGAGGTGTCGTACGCGGTCCTGATCCGGCCGGAGCTGGACGGGACGGCGCTGCCGGAACTCCCCGGCACGCTGGTCCTGGGAGAGGTGTTCGCCCTCGCCGCGGAGGGCGAGGCCCGGCCCGGGGCACCGTTCTGGATCGTGGCGGGGGCCGGCGACGGGGAGGTGCGGTACACGCCCGGCGCGGTCGGTGTCCGGGTCGGCCCCGAACACCAGGACGGTGTGCTGCCGCACTGGATGATGTGGCCGGAGGCCGGGGCGTGGCCCGGTCCGGACCCCGTGCCGCGCCTGCTGCTGCCCCGCGAGGCCGACGCGGGCACCGCCGAGTTCCGGCTGCACGGCGACACAGTGACCGGGACCGTACGGCTGTGGGCGAACCCGAGGGCGGGGTGGCCGCGGCCGCGCCGGTACACGGCGACCGTCACCGGAAGCCGCACCCCGCCGGACCGCGCACCGACCACCGCGGCCTCCGGCACGGGCCCCGCCGCACCGTCGAGCACCGCGGGCTCCGTCACCGCCCCGTCGGACCCCGCCGCACCGTCGGACACCGCGGGCACGGACACCACCCCGTCGAACCGCATCGCAGCGTTGGACACCGCGGGCACGGACACCGCCCCGTCGAGCCGCATCGCACCGTCGGACATCGCGGGCGCGGACACCGCCCCGTCGAACCGCGCCGCGCCGGGCGCCCCGGCCGGTCCCGTCGCCCCGGCCGGCCCCTCCCCCACGACCGGACCCGCGGCCACGGGAGGTACCGGCGTCCCCGGCGCCTCCCCGGTCCCCACCGACGACCGTGCGGAGCTGCGGTCGCTGGCCCAGTCGCTGGTCCTGGAGCGCCGGTACGCCGAGGCACGGCCCCTGCTGGCTCGCGCGGCCGCGCTGTACGCGGCGTCCGCGAGCCGCCCGGACGCCTGGTCGGGCATGGTCGTGTCCGATCTGACGAGCCTGGTCTTCATGACCCCCTACCAGGCCCTGTGCGCCCTCGAACTCGGCGACTACGAAGGCCTGCTGGACTGTCTCCTCGCGGCCGTGGAGGTGCGCCGGGTGCTGACGGCGGCGGCCCGCGGGTACGGCCCGGAGTACGCGGAGGAGCTGCGCGCCGGTGCCCGCGTCCTGCCCGGGTTCGTGGAGGCCTGGCGGTCCCGGCTGGCGGAGGACACCGCCCGGATCGACGCCGTCGACGCGAGCCGCCCGTTCTACGCCGCCCTCACCCGGTACCTCTTCGACCAGGGCGCGCACGAGGACGCCCTGGTCGCGTCCGAGGCCGGCCGGGCCCGTGCCTTCGCCGACCTGCTCGGCGCGTCCGGCGCGCGGTGGCCGTCGCGGGCCGGGGCGTCCGCGGCGCCGCGGCTGACCCGCGCCACGCTGCGGTCGGTACTGGCCGACCACGGCCGCACGGTCGTCGAGTACGCCGTGCACGGCGACCTCCTGCTGATCTGGGTCGCCCGTCCTGACGGCACCCTGCACGCCCTCGGGCCGCTGTCCGCCGCGGGGCTCGGAGCGCTCACGGCGCGCTACCTCGCCCTCGCGCCGGGCGCGGTCGACGACCGGTCCGTCCGTGAACTGGACGAGGTGCTCCGCGGCCTCGGCGCACTGCTGTGGGACCCCCTGCCCGTCTCCCTGCTGCCGTCCTCCCCCGACGAGACGGTGACGGTGGTGGCGCACGGGGACCTCCTGCGGGTGCCGTTCCCGGCGTTGCGGACGGCGGACGGACGTCACCTGGTGGAGCGGCACCCGGTGGCGCTGCTCCCCGCGCTGGCCCTGCTCCCGGCACTGCACGCGCGACGGACGTGCGGGCCGCGGCCGTCGCCGGGACTGCTCGCGCTGGTCGACCCCGAGCCGCTGCCGGACCCGCCCGGCGGCGGTAGCGCCTTCGGGCCGCTGAGCTGGACCCGGCGTCGCTTCCCCGCCATCGCGGACCTGTATCCGCGGGCCGAGGTGCGCTCCGGCGGGGCGGCGGCCGTCACCGCGCTCGACGGTCATGGCCCGACGCCTTCCGTCGTGCACTTCGGGACCCACGCGGTGGTCCTGGACGACGCCGCCCTCGACTCCTTCGTGGCGCTCGCCGCGACCGGCGGGCACGACGGCAGACTGCGGGCCCGGGACGTCCTGGACCTGCGGGTCCCGGGGGACGTCGCGGTGCTGTCCGCGTGCCGGACCGGCGCCGGGCGGGTCGGCGCGGACAGCGTGACCGGACTGTCCCGGTCCTTCCTCGCGGCCGGGCCGACGACGCTCGTCCTCACCCTGTGCGAGGTGGAGGAGACGGCCGGCTTCGAGGTCTCCTACGGGTTCCACCGCCATCTCGCGGCCGGTGGATGCCCGCCCGCGCTCGCCCTGTGCCGGGCGCAGCGGGAACTGGCCGCCGAAGGACACCGGCCGCACGAATGGTCGCCGTTCCTGCTGTACGGACTGGGGTGA
- a CDS encoding roadblock/LC7 domain-containing protein yields the protein MTRPSPATHSQLDQLLTGLVERVADVNHAVVLSEDGLVVSKSTAFVRDDAERLAATASGLMSLSKGVSLDFRGGPVRQALIEMRDSFLILTAAGPGAHLAVLTNKGADVGVVAYQMNMLVKKIGEHLRAAPRAGVAAVDNGE from the coding sequence ATGACACGCCCCAGCCCCGCCACACACAGCCAGCTCGACCAGCTGCTCACCGGCCTGGTGGAACGGGTGGCCGACGTGAACCACGCCGTCGTGCTGTCCGAGGACGGACTGGTCGTCAGCAAGTCCACGGCGTTCGTCCGCGACGACGCCGAGCGGCTGGCGGCGACCGCGTCCGGACTGATGAGCCTGAGCAAGGGGGTCAGCCTGGACTTCCGCGGTGGACCGGTGCGGCAGGCGCTCATCGAGATGCGCGACAGCTTTCTGATCCTCACCGCCGCGGGCCCCGGCGCCCATCTCGCCGTGCTCACCAACAAGGGCGCGGACGTCGGCGTGGTGGCCTACCAGATGAACATGCTGGTGAAGAAGATCGGCGAGCACCTCCGGGCCGCGCCGCGCGCGGGCGTCGCAGCCGTCGACAACGGCGAGTGA